The sequence gtattgaccttccgcaagagcaaacacacgccgatggtacaagaacagaagttcggagttgtgccgacgggttaccagccgctttgtacatacattggtacatatataagcccacgaaaaaagcaacctttctagtggtggcgctgtggtgtaatggtgatagtgcttgctttgagtgcgtgtggtcgcgagttcgattcctgtgtcgtgcgtgcttgtatgcaaatgtcatgtttgtgcatgaatactttggtgtccgttttctattatgtcgtagtgatgaatagtagcggaaattcgccggtaaacgaatatagtgcctaaaatatacttttttttttcatttcgcgaccgctctagggcctcgtataaaaggaggttttaacagctctcaaaagaaggagaaaaactctcaatgcgctctgttcaagcccccataatggcttacataaaaacaccaactttacctccaaaaggaggctttaaaagctctcaaaagaaccagaaaaacttccaatgcgctccgttcaagccctcaaaatgagttcaataaaaacacaaatttacctccttagttccgtctaatcactcccttaaaggatgtaaataaaacctccttttgaacctcgttttgaagggggttttgcgtagtaccttttggatgcacgttatgcgtcgagcccgaaactccctaaaaggctcaaacccgtttgcagtgtagaccaccgtggagggttgACATAAATTTAAGGCATTTAAAACTGTTCAATTCAATTGCACAGCGAATACCGCAAAATATTTGCATATGGTTATTTATAAGCTGTTCAGGGAGTGTTTTGCGGCTGCGTATAATATCGGATGTTTCGAGTAGTCCGCCTCACGAACTATAGTTGTGCTAGCTGTCTTTGACgtctttttttagttttgttagcACTTACACAAAACATTCTCCATAATTCACATAGGTTACGTTACGTTAGGTTGGGTTAAGTGGTAACACCGCTTTTTCGAGGCGCTGTGGTTCGTCCGGCGTATTACCGTTTGCATTCATGGtctacatattttttaaagggcccctaaacaacttcGAGTTTTGAGGCGAGAGAGCagtttctcgccttcactaccgttcctacaggtgctatctcctcctcgccacttagttcctcataaaacacgtggacaacgtCAGTACTAAGCATCGAGACTATCAGGATCTCGCGcctttcggctacacgctgttacctcCGCTTGCACAGTTGAACACgcgcaaaacgaagtgaaatcagttaatTGCGCGCGATAGTCATGCCAGACAAGGCAGAACTGCTGCCGACGAAAGCGGGGTAGGAAACCATTCagaactgatatccctcgtatacgGACCAATGGAGAGCTgatttcatcatgacgtcacgtgagcggACTGCCAGCGTCACCAATTGTGTCGTAAAGATGGCAAATACCacgagagaataacgcgctcgtccTTCGTATTttccggggttgtttaggggccctttaaatgttcACCTACATCTCTGCCCCCTGTTGAAAACACGGCACACGGCCATATCAACCTTCAACGCTCAGTTCAATATGCCCATCGCAGGACAGGGTAGTGGAACTGGTGGTGACGTGGTCATCTTCGCCGCTGCCACGGCATCATCGTGGTGAAGCCACGGCGATATAGATCCTGCGAGGTAGAAGCTCAATGCTTGATGTCCTCGTCAATCATAGCCGGTTCCGTTACCGGAAGTTTGAGCTTCATGTCGGCTGTAACATCCATGGGGAACGAGTCCTTCTCTGACTTCCTGcaagaggaaagaaaacaaaTGCGCAAGAGGACATTTTTTTTAGGGGTTGATGCTTTCTGCATTGGAATCGGTGAAAACACGTAAGTGAAGTGCGTCTTTCTAAAAGTAGTTGCAGCTTTGTTGGCCGCCAAAAAACACAAGTGCCTAAATTTGGACATTGTctaaagcgaaaaaaaatatcAGCAACTCTCAGgctgcaagggcgtagccagactTTTTTGGGGGCGGTGGAGGGGAGGGTGGTTCAACTATGCTTTTATGTGTGctcgtgcttgcgtttgtatgtgtgcgtgtatatatacacatgcaaaattgaaaaatttgtgtgtgtgtgtgtggggggggggggggattgaagcGACAGCAAATTTTATTCCAACGTCCAACACAGATGCACCTACCTTTATGGAGACATGTTTCACTGTCGTGTTATGAAGGATTCGTATAAAAGAGAGATCAACAGTgatttctttttatgagaatgtGTCTGGTTTCCTATACAAGTCATTCGGTAGAAGAAGAAACGACAATAATGAATTTACAGCAGATGGTTCTTCACAGCATTTCTTGTAACAAGCAAATTCAGTAACACGACGGACGGTGCGCGTATTTTGGCTTTATCACGTGACTGCTCACCCTGCGGACGCAAGCCTCACCTAGAATCTCCCAGCTTCTTGGACTCCCGTATGGTGTCCGGTAGCGTAACTCTGAGCGTCTCCGGCAGCAAAAGCATCAGTGCGGAACCGAGCGCAGAGACGCCGGCCAGAGTACCCATGGGGACAGCGTCAGTCAGGTAGgttctctacaaaaaaaaaaaaaagaaaggtggcaGACAGCTCAGTCGTTGGGGGCGGGGGGCACACTCTTAACCAGATCCTGCTTAAATGCTGGtcatatccaggaaaccagacgaaataTGTCCGGTTTCATGGCTATATCCAGCCCTTTAGGCggaacctgattaagagtgtaggttaGAGCTCAGGAAATCGTTAGTGACAACAACAGACTCTAAGAGGGCTAATCAAGAGCTGGTGGCACTAGCCATCATCATgcttcaattattattattattattattattattattattattattattattattattattattattattattattattattattattattattattattattattattattatttgcagcagcagcagcagtattactaacattattatttattattttaataccaaagccttagatgcccaaCAGTGTACCCAACACTAAGCAACAATAGTcgcagtaatgctttcatttgggccagttggtgcaaatttgtaacttgattcatggctgcgctaaaaacacggacaacagaagaggcgaacacaggacgggcgcaatcAGTCAAGTGACAACAATAGTCGACGGTTAGGCAAAAGTAAACAACACTAGACAAGGTTAGCCTTGAGTTATCAGCAACCAGCGAACATTAGGCGGTATGGGTAGAATGTACTAAATACAGTAGTTAAATCAGGTCGGATATCATCGTCGACACTACGGACACGATACCTTCTCGCAACAATATATCGGTTCACAAAGGTAGCACCTTCTCTTGTTTGTTACGCTATAAAAGTTTCTGAAGCGAGACGGGCTGAGATGGCATTCTCTAGAACATTTGCTGTGATTCTATGACTTTTACGCGTAGTTCACATCAGTGCACAGGACGATGTGTGTACTGTAACACAAAGTACAACAACATAGTCACCTCTTTTCACACCCCCTCTACCTCTGTCTTTCCCTTTACTGTACACACGCAAGGCACAGACACTCTCTCCAGACTGACCTCTCCTCCTTcctctttctgcacctcacgcggttttgcagtgcctctgagatcggcccacctttggccaagcgatgaTGAAATGTAATGAAGTCAAAAATTTTGCCGGCCAGTTACGTCGTGATGATGtgatagggtgacgtcatcagattatggagttttgtttttttttcatcattcgtgttgacgcggACGCCGGCGGGGGCCACATTTCTCGGTTCaccaggcatctaaggctctcgcctcaATAGCTGTCCGTGTTTCTCTACTTACCAGTTCCAACAAAAACGGCGCGGTCGAAGAGCCCACTCTCGTGCCGATTAGGCAGGCGCTGACACCGACCGTCCTGTACAGGGTCGGAAACACTTCTGCCGCGTAGATCCAGGCCAGGGTGAGCGAAGCGGATGCCATCATCTTCCCAACGATGGCGAACATCTGCCGTGGCACCACCCACACTGCacagacatgttttttttttttttttttcagagaaatttgGGAGTGTTCCCACACTCCTGAAAATTTGGACTCGTCGGCATCGCATCTTTGCAAATAACAATAAAGAATAATGAAAAatcaacagacaatcaagccaagtaATGTATAAGAGACGTTATTTGTAGCCTTTTACCTctcttgtagtaattatgatataaatgtgaagaaattaaagtggacgaaaagacaacttgccgctggcacgtaccgaacctgcaacctttgcaCAACGCGACAGCTGGCAAAAGAAAagttttccacactcgccgccatggctacgagcggcgttaACACTGCCTGGTTTACGTGTACAGAATTAcctgataaagtggacgggaggacgaccgccgctgaaGCTCAGTGCGTAGACGTAGAGGATCGGGCGAGTTATCCGAAGGTTTCATGTTCGGTCTCTGCCggaggcaagttgtcttttcgtcggCTCTACTTTCTTCCCATCCATGTCAGAATTACCATACACTAGagacagtacaattaacgtcccctattgCATCCTTAGCTTCATTCTTCATCATCTGTTGGTTTTCACGAAGGTTgcgtcaaaaaaagaaacaagccctgAAAATTCCCGTGTGTCTTTCGTGTGCGTGTGCTTAGCTACGGCAAACTGCAGTGCTCCCGCGTTATAATTTGCCAATTTGTTGAATGTATCTCTCAACACTAACGCACGCACTTTAGATGGTCACACATTACAGCTTGCTTGCAAGCAGCGATCGACCCCATAAGAGCAACGGCGCGCGGCCATCGGTCCAATGACGTCAGCACATATCTGTAGATTGCGCGACGACACTTCAAGACAGAATACGTTTCTCTTATCACCCGTTGCTATAGCATTCCGCGCTTCGCGGGAAGTTGGGAATGATTGAGCCGGCCGGTGAAAACAGATCAGTGGCGGATGGAAGAAGGCGCTCGTTTGAACTGCGCCCAACTGGTCAGACTCGCCGACGTAGCGGCACGCCGATCATACGTGACTGAATTCGCATTGCCGGTTGTCATAGCAACGAGACATAACACCATTCCTTGTCATAAAGTTTCGTTATACCTCCGATAGGCGCAGCCCTCACCGGACCGACAGGCTCGACGCGGAGCCGCTACTTCGTCTGGTCAATAGTGGCTCGCGAATGTGCTCAGCTAAATACAATACGCGGACAGCGCTAGAAGATAGAAACAATAGAAACGCGATACTCGGAGTGCGTGGTTGCTGACGGCGAGAGTGAAGCTGAAAGCGAGAGCGTTCGTGACGCGTAGTGACTATGTGGTACAATGTCGTTCAGTCAGTGGTTCTCGGAGGCGCCGGCGGAGCGCTTCACCCCTTTGTAACGCGCGCTCGCCACCTACAGCCGCTTCAAGCACGTTAGCGCATTGTTTTGAAGCAAATAGCGCTCTGCCGGCTCCACCTAGGACCTCAGACTGGAAAGCTTGTCGACCGAATGCAGTCAGCTTGTGTCACGAACGCTCTCGCCCTTACCGTCACCTTCACCGCCACCAGCCACGCGCTCCTAGTTTCACTCGCCGAACACTGTACATCTCACACAGCGCTCAAGATCTGTGGCGtggccagggggtggcacatcgcGCCCGTGCGTGGGGATTaaaggggtgccccccccccccccccgcctccaaATCACTTCAGATCAAGTAGGTGCCATCCTCCCCTAAAAAAAGTTCTGCCTACGCATTGCTCAAGATCAACCTCAGTTAATAGGGACTGTGCTCCGTCTCATACCTGGAGGCAGGACTGCCACGGCGAACGCGCATACGCCAGTGATGCCGTACACAGCGATCATGGTCCATCGTCGCGGACACCACCTGATGGCCGCGTAGCAGATGACGGCCACGGGGAACTCTGCGACGGCGGCGATCACGAACGTCAGGTAGGGGTCACCACCCAGATTGGTCACCGAGAGCTGCAGGCCGTAGAAGATCATGCCACTCGCCGCACTGCGAGTCAGCGGCAGCATTTTGTTTTCAGGTgaggtggtgtttttttttttcttattaattatacgttgtttaggagatgttggcgctcTTACAGAACATCAGCTACTCCATTTGGTCTTTACTGAAATCACGCGTGCTCCATGTCGGGGGTCTCGCCATATTGTTTtccacacgcacacaaaaaaagtaaGGTTCGACCAGACGACCGTCTAAACTCAATAGCCTGGAGCGAAATCCGTCTATGACCCATTCTAAAAAACAGTTTCACATTATGAGGCGCCTTTTTATAAAACAACATCGATCGCGGTTCTATAGTGGTTACGGCCGTTAAGGTGCTCTGTTTCTCCTGACTCGAAagtcgccggttcgatcccggccgtggcggccacatttcgatggagtcgaaatgttAAGGGCCAGGACCACATAAAgttattcagtcagtcagtcagcccgTGTACACGATGCCAGTGCAgcttaaagaacaccacatggtatcaatttccgaagcccttcattGCGGCGTGCCTCACactcatatcgtgtttttggcagGTAAGACCCCAGGTATTactaagtgcgaagcatttctcagcgaatgtttggcactttgagcatttctatctgcgtatctatctagcccACGAAGTCTGGGTGctatcatgatcgcctccttaacttggtgttgaccaaaatgggcatatgggagggtaagagcatttgtcgaatgtgactgtcgggtcatgacatgaataacgtgaaaatcctgtcgcgtacgtcggcaaaccctttcctccagacacgtgtggcacacacccgtttaacacgggccgcggtgtatgggtatgcgccacaggtgattgacagcttatatctagccaggaacggcgcgaacagacattggtaatttaaatgcgagagcgttaagaaaatccgacatcgccagcgttgacccgacgaatggaaagaataaaaattaggatcccagcaggaatcgaacccaaacattctacgtggcaatcaggtattctaccacagagccacgccagatctataaactggtttggaaaaacaggctatgcaggcgtaatgtcggtgcaacgtcaattgtggttgtggtgctggctatctaatttcaccagaaagcaataaacactacatatgtacccctacgataaaggcgtcatatcagattaacgtctgtggttccagtgtcggctccgcttttacagcagtctaataaacattacatttgtatccctatgattcagcaagctatactgaagcattgctcgaccctggaagaatacattaacgaaagtcacgtacgatattcacatcattgcatcataaagtgcacttagttttgataatactgacgtatgtactctaacgtgagggctgacgttacgtcacaccataagttacactttaaacgccagcgttgtcgacgtgcctggtaagcccacgatgtgcacaaaggtactacatttacaaaaaggcatcaatccacttcgtaacgcttggctcaaagccataaaaaagAGCATaggagtactcgctgactgcttcgtatgaaagCGATTACCACAACGCGTGaaatctgccgaatgtttttatATTATGTTTTTATCAAACAACAACAATCGCCTCTCCCGAGCGCCTTTCCCTGTTTTAATGCCGCGCATCCGGTACTTACAAATCACGAAAGACGTACGCTATCAACGTtacgtagcattcttgataggaaagtgtcgAACGCCGtgtttttcaagaaaggaaacgcgagctaGTCACATGGTTATTATTGTCGCAGGAAAGAAAAGGGCTCCCCTATGGGTGCGAACACATTCTAGACTGCGTGCTAGGATTTACCCGTGCACTATTTGGTCACAGAaagcctgatgatgatgacgataataataataataataataataataataataataataataataataataataataataataataataataataataatatctggtgttttacgtgccgaaacgaTGATACGATTATCAGACATGATGTAGTGGAAGGCTCGGGAAGTTTCCACCATATGCTGTTTTTTCACGAGCACTTACACCGCACAATaaacgggcctgtagcatttcgcctctagcgaaatgcgaccgccgcggaagAGGGATCGAaaccgggaccttcgggtcagctgccgagcacaGTCACCAGTGTGCCATCGAGGTGTACAGCCTGATTATGTGAAGAAAACTTACGGAAGAATGTGAATATCTTGTGGTTCATATCTAAGGGATTACACACTAACAACCGGCGGGCTTACCACTGTCCTCAAAAAGCGAGTCTTTGgtacaatctaaaaaaaaaagaagagtctgTGTGACTCctcggagagtcctgacttgtcacatatatgactctctttaaagacgcACGTTAACCCTCTTGTGGGTAACACGACACTCCGAAGAAAGTACAGTGAtttccaaagagagttgacgcgcctctttaaagagagtcatatatgtgAGAAGTCAGGaatctccgaaaggagtcaaaggactctttttctTAGAGCGCATACGTTAACTTACTACAGAAAATGTTCTACTTACGATGCGTATACCAGAATGCAGGTGTAGACAAAGACCCTTCGACTCCTGACGAGGTCCAAGCAACTGGCCTTCTTTTCGGCCGCTTGCTCTTGCTGAAAAGTTGAACAGAAAAGTGAAGCAATAAAGGACGACTTCGTTAGTATTAACAAGCGATGTAGGACAGCATCTCATTGCAAATCTAGCCAATGCTTCGATACGACAACTTGACTTGTCAGGGAAGGAAGCCCTCTTAAAGGCAAGTCTTCTTGCCAAAACGTCGACTACAGCGAAATTCCTTCTTCGAAGACTTCTCTCTTCTCCAAGTGCTCAACTTCAGCTGAACCTATGTCTTGTTTGGATATGATATTATTAATGTGAGCGTTTTATGTGAGATCTTCTTGTCCATTTGTTACATAACATTGTAGCTAAAGTTCTTGATTTCGAGACATTTTCTGCAATGCCGTGGTGCTCTAATTGCTTCTAGCTGATAACGTCCTTGTGTAAGCATTTATTATTGCTCTTCTGTAATATCCGGCCAATAAAACTATGAGCAGAAGTGTGCAGGCTGTACGCAACCTACTTGCAGATTCCATGGTCGCATGCTTCAGAAAAAGATTCTCAGAGACTATTTTGTGCGAGGCGTTTGTACAAATATAAGTGCCTATACAtgcacggaacatgacggcgacggcaaaaacctgcgaGAGTCTCCATATGATTCCTATCGCAGTAAAAGATACAGCAAATATCACCTGCAGGATTTTCTTTCTCAGTTGACCAAGAAGAGAGTCTATGTCGTCAATTGGCTGTCTGTTGTCAGCGCAGGCTTTGAGTATGACTTTTCGAGCTTCATCCATTTTTCCAGTTGCTATCAGCCAGCGGGGAGATTCGGGCAAGTACCTGGAACGAACGTGCAGTTGGAAAGAATAGGTAGTTTTTACAGCGTATCGGTATGTGGCTAGAAGGTCGGAAAATGGGGTGGTCTGTGAATctgtgagtgcgcagaaactccTCCGGCGCAGCCCAAAAAAAAGGTGCTTTTGAGAATAATTTTTGTCTCTACCTTAACTTCCGTGAGGAGGGGGGAGAGGAGGTCAAGAAGTGCACTTCCGTGTTCTATGCGAAACGTATGTCTCCGTTTTACTAGCCTAAAACAACCACTGTCTCCTTTTATTCCTCCCACATCcaggtttgtttttttttttctttgtagaaCGAGCACCGTGTGACACTCTTGGTTTTCTTGCGATCATATCCGGCCGAACGCTTACTTCCGGTTGGAAGAATATTCATAAAACGCCTTCTAAAAAATAGATATCGATGGATCTGGTTGAAGTGCAGAGTAATATTTCATAAATATATTGTCGGAGCAAAATTGTCCTTAATGTCAAATAACTGTCCGGATAATTATTGAAAATTatttgagttcattgaaagatttaAAGCAGCTAGAATCGTTGTGGCACCTGGCGGAAGAGATCTCAaccgcaagcttttttttttttttttgatgcgcgGCTTCTGAGACCCGCATCAGCAGTGCGAGGAAACAAAAACTTAACCTTAGCGCCCGTGTGGGTCACGCCTTTCTTTGGCcgtgtttttttcgtgcgttaTAAGCTTCGGTATGacgaaccaacacgcccaaaacgcTACGTTATAAAGTTAACACAACCCTAACGAAAACCAACAGAGAATGAAGCCAAGGTAGGTATAAGGGACGTCATTTCGGGGaggccgccgctgtagctcagttagcagagcatcggacgcgttatccgaaggttgcaggttcgaacccttctggcggcaagttgtctttggGTCCACTTGAATTagttcacatttacatcataatcgCTACAATGCAGTTAAAATAGTATAAATAACGTCACCAATagtttccttggcctcattgttggttttcattaaggttggtACAGACAAAGAAGAACTACCTCTTAAATTCCCCGCTCATTCAAAGTAAACAAAAGGAATAAGCAAGGGCACATGAACGCTGAGGTACAAGTGTAGCTACCAGACATCTGGGTCAAGGATTTGGGTGGCCTCCAttatctgccttttttttttttcactcaccaTGACCAAACTACGAAGACCAGGAGGGGCACGCTGATGGCGCCCTGAAGGCTCCTCCAGTCTTGGAGGAACCAGGCAAAGCCCGGGAGCATGATGATGCCGATGGCAAAACCGACGCTGAAGGCCAGGGCCGCGGTTGTCCGCTTCTGGGGACCGATTACCTCCATCACTGAAAAACACATGAGTGGCACCCGTTTGACATTGTGCGACTTAGTAGTGCCTTTCTATTTCATCACGAAgctgagggaggctgggagaacaggctgagaagcagcttgactcgCAAcggcttaaagggccccaaaTGGCCCCTGAAAATACAAATAACGAGCGCATTATTCTCTCCTGGGGTTTCCTGTCTTTTCGAGAATAGTTCGTGACGCCGGCATTCTGTTCACGTGACGCCGTGAGGAAAAAaagctctcgactggtccatacaCGACGGACATATCAGTTGTTAATTGCATGAAACACTGCGCCTCCATGCAATCGCATGCCCGTTCTGCACTGTCTCGCATGGCTATGATGCGCGATCAATTGATCTCACTTCTTTTTGTACGTTTTTGACTGCACAAGCGGAGACAAGAACGCGTAGCCAAAATGCGCGAAATACTGATAGGCTCAACGTTTAGTGCTAACATTATCCGCGCGTTATatcaagaaataagtggcgaggaggagatagcgcctgtaggaagggtaatgAAGGCGAAAGGGAAGCCACTATCTCGTCTGTGACCTCGAAGTGTTTTAGGGCCCCTCAACAGGAGGGCACTTTGGCGAGCATAGAACAAACCGTTATGCACACAATCGAGAATCAAGAAGGGACTTGAACACCTGTGTGACGAACCGCCCTATAACAGGATAAATAAACAGCAACAAAAGgtaaaaagagataaagaaacagaATTATCAACAACAATTCAATGCATTTTCTTAGGAAATAACGATTGATAAGAACACATAGAAACAATTTACATTGCTAAAAACTACACTGGTAACTACAAAATGCAGTGTTGAACTTGCACAGGTGGAAAAGAAGTAACATGCATCAGGTCTGTAAAGAAACAAAGCATTTATGCTTGAAGGACATCACATATGGTATCAAAAATGGCATCAGAACATGATTGGAGGTCAAGTGGCGAAGctaataaaacaaaaaacaaaaaacaaaattagAACTTTGAGGACAGTAAAGTACCCATGTCATTTCTGGAGGACCTTTCTGGTGCATGTGATCTCACTTTTGAAATTGCTTGCCAATTCGCTTGTGTTTTTCGTAAGGTAAgtttaagaagaagaagaagaaaacttttattaatttccggcagattgctgggctgggctcccacctaggagctaacggagacaccgtgtctcctggcagcttcctcggcctgctggatcgcccagagttgcttgtccaggccCGAACTGAGCAGCGTAGTCCGCCAACGCTCCCGAAGGCCTTCATTGGAGGTCGCGACCCTAGTATTGCAGATTAATGCTGGACATGCCCATAGGATGTGATCAAGCGTGGCTCTGCTGTTACAATACTGGCATAGATTAGTTGGGTATAATTCAGGATATATGTGGTGCATGATGACGGGGTTCGTGTATGTTCGTGTTTGTAgctgccgccattgaacggactgggcccgaTTTAGCTTGGGGTGTGGCGGAGGGTACTCCCGCCTTTGCATTCGGTAATGCTGAGTGATGTCACAGAATTTAGTGAGCCGATCATCCCATTCCCATACAGCCGCGGAAGAGTCTATTCGGGTGGCTGTTTCTTCTAACGCGGcccggaacgtgagacctcgagccacgttgtgcgccacTTCATTTGGATTGACCTCCTGGTGACCTAGGGgcgtgtgggcagggaaccagagtATTTGTACACATTTGTCTGCCTCATGAATTTTGCCTGTATTTAGGATCCGCAATGCCTCGGGGGAGATTCTGCCGCTTGCGTAGTTTCTCACCGCCGTTTGCGAGTCGCTGATGATATAGCAGGCGTTCGTGTGGGCTATGGCCATCGCGATAGCGACTTCCTCCGCCGTTTCTACGTGTCTTGTGGTAATTGATGCGCTTGTTTTGCATTGTTGTGTGTGGTCTACAACCGCAGCCACGAAGCGGTGACGTTCCCGATAGCGTGCAGCATCGACAAAGACCGCCTCGTGGCTGCGCCCAAAAATCTTGGTCATGGCTCTGGCTCTACTGAGTTTAACGCTAGAAAGGTTATTGCCTGTTAGTCTATAGCTAGCTTGCTAGTTAGCTGGCGAGATACATGAATCTGCTTTCGAACTGCGTACGCGGTCGAG comes from Rhipicephalus sanguineus isolate Rsan-2018 chromosome 7, BIME_Rsan_1.4, whole genome shotgun sequence and encodes:
- the LOC119399833 gene encoding organic cation transporter protein; this translates as MDVTSVIGDYGKFQRNVYLFCLLRGVPNGLHLVIYSFFLPTVEHWCARPDGFAANVTSEQWKSLVLPNSTADAYRSSLSSGRCRMFDVELFANDTPVFGNQTVRCNRWEYGESYYRSSLVQEWDLVCERAWTRSLVQTATMSGMLVGTLVSSLGDRLGRRPMVIAGYVASFVGSVCVAVSPWFSILLFSRGILGLGLGLGQAASFCLLMEVIGPQKRTTAALAFSVGFAIGIIMLPGFAWFLQDWRSLQGAISVPLLVFVVWSWYLPESPRWLIATGKMDEARKVILKACADNRQPIDDIDSLLGQLRKKILQQEQAAEKKASCLDLVRSRRVFVYTCILVYASAASGMIFYGLQLSVTNLGGDPYLTFVIAAVAEFPVAVICYAAIRWCPRRWTMIAVYGITGVCAFAVAVLPPVWVVPRQMFAIVGKMMASASLTLAWIYAAEVFPTLYRTVGVSACLIGTRVGSSTAPFLLELRTYLTDAVPMGTLAGVSALGSALMLLLPETLRVTLPDTIRESKKLGDSRKSEKDSFPMDVTADMKLKLPVTEPAMIDEDIKH